In one Melospiza melodia melodia isolate bMelMel2 chromosome 5, bMelMel2.pri, whole genome shotgun sequence genomic region, the following are encoded:
- the LOC134419016 gene encoding interleukin-8-like produces the protein MIGKTAAAVLILLLISALGAQGEAVPRSAIELRCQCISTHSKFIHPKFIQNVNLTPSGPHCKNVEVIATLRNGREVCLEPSAPWVKLIIKAILDKANTNPETES, from the exons ATGATTGGCAAGACTGCGGCTGCTGTGCTGATCCTGCTCCTGATCTCAGCACTTGGAGCACAAG gtgagGCAGTGCCACGCTCAGCCATCGAACTCCGGTGCCAGTGCATAAGCACCCATTCCAAGTTCATCCATCCCAAGTTCATCCAAAACGTGAACCTCACCCCCAGCGGACCTCACTGCAAGAATGTTGAAGTCAT AGCTACCCTGAGAAATGGCAGAGAAGTGTGCCTGGAGCCCAGTGCTCCCTGGGTGAAGCTGATCATCAAGGCAATTCTGGACAA GGCCAACACCAACCCTGAGACAGAGTcctaa